In Buchnera aphidicola (Brachycaudus tragopogonis), the following are encoded in one genomic region:
- the zwf gene encoding glucose-6-phosphate dehydrogenase produces the protein MIIKINQACDLVIFGAKGDLAKRKLLPSLYKLEKSKKIHENTRIIGAGRANWNTQEYISMVKTAIKTFLNEEIKDVVWKKFSSRLYFCNIDVCEGLHFLRLKKILEQKKNIVIYYCAVPPNTLNAIFKGLGDTNLNVLPARIVLEKPLGICLKTSKKINNQISKYFLESQIFRIDHYLGKESILNLIALRFANSFFFNNWNNQTIDHIQITVSEEVGIEGRWNYFDEMGQMRDMVQNHLLQILTIIAMDQPDSITSENIRHKKLNILRALSRIDVNNINVKTVRGQYDSGIIKGKKVPAYIEEQGANKNSQTETFVAIQANINNKKWLGVPFYLRTGKRLAYKYSEIVIVFKKIPTNLFQNSHLEMFQNKLIIRLEPNESIKFNFFNKIPGLDQEYKLESSELKYNYFDRKKPKKSIDAYERLLLESMRGIQSLFVCRDEVEEAWRWIDPIINAWKQNDSSTIQLYMSGTWGPQSSNLLLTRDNRVWHKYN, from the coding sequence ATGATTATTAAAATAAATCAAGCTTGTGATTTAGTAATTTTTGGTGCAAAAGGAGACCTAGCAAAAAGAAAACTATTACCTTCTTTATACAAATTAGAAAAATCTAAAAAAATACACGAAAATACACGTATTATTGGAGCAGGACGAGCTAACTGGAACACACAAGAATATATAAGCATGGTAAAAACAGCAATCAAAACTTTTTTAAATGAAGAAATTAAAGATGTGGTTTGGAAAAAGTTTAGTTCTCGTTTATATTTTTGCAATATTGATGTTTGTGAAGGTTTGCATTTTTTAAGATTAAAAAAAATATTAGAACAAAAAAAAAATATAGTAATTTACTATTGTGCTGTTCCTCCTAATACATTAAACGCTATTTTTAAAGGTTTAGGTGATACAAATTTAAACGTTCTTCCAGCACGCATAGTATTAGAAAAACCATTAGGAATTTGCTTAAAAACATCTAAAAAAATAAATAATCAAATTTCCAAATATTTTTTAGAATCACAAATTTTTAGAATTGATCATTATCTTGGAAAAGAATCTATACTTAATCTTATTGCTTTACGGTTTGCTAATTCATTTTTTTTTAACAACTGGAACAATCAAACTATTGATCATATTCAAATTACTGTATCTGAAGAAGTAGGTATTGAAGGTAGATGGAATTACTTTGATGAAATGGGACAAATGAGAGATATGGTACAAAACCATCTTTTACAAATATTGACAATTATCGCCATGGACCAACCTGACAGTATTACGTCTGAAAACATTCGACATAAAAAATTAAATATATTGCGTGCATTAAGCCGAATTGATGTTAATAACATTAACGTTAAAACTGTAAGAGGACAATATGATTCTGGAATAATTAAAGGGAAAAAGGTACCAGCTTATATAGAAGAACAAGGTGCAAACAAAAACAGTCAAACTGAAACATTTGTTGCTATTCAAGCAAATATTAATAATAAAAAATGGTTAGGTGTTCCTTTTTATTTAAGAACAGGAAAACGCTTGGCATATAAATATTCTGAAATAGTAATTGTTTTTAAAAAAATACCTACAAACTTATTTCAAAATTCACATTTAGAAATGTTTCAAAATAAATTAATTATACGCTTAGAACCTAATGAAAGTATTAAATTTAATTTTTTTAATAAAATACCAGGATTAGATCAAGAATATAAATTAGAAAGCTCTGAACTAAAATACAACTATTTTGATAGAAAAAAACCAAAAAAATCGATTGATGCTTATGAAAGATTATTACTTGAAAGTATGAGAGGTATACAATCTTTATTTGTATGTCGTGATGAGGTCGAAGAAGCATGGAGATGGATAGATCCAATTATAAATGCATGGAAACAAAACGATAGTAGTACTATTCAATTATATATGTCTGGAACTTGGGGACCACAAAGTTCAAATTTATTGCTAACTCGAGATAATCGTGTTTGGCATAAATATAATTAA
- the htpX gene encoding protease HtpX gives MIRMILFLCTNLAVMLIFSLILSLTGIQSNTFYGLLVMSFLFGFSGSILSLILSKWIALRSVNGRIITHPKNEIESWLIDTIREQSIKKGIIMPQIAVYDAADINAFATGARRNSALIAISTGLLENMTRNEAEAVIAHEISHISNGDMITMTLVQGVVNTFVIFISRILSQIISNILSNNKNENEEKNPFVYFLISTFLELIFGVLASVITMWFSRHREFYADASSAKLVGREKMISALNRLKTSHEPQESDSMIAFCINGKTNSFLQLFASHPSLEKRIEALYNKEYM, from the coding sequence ATGATACGCATGATTCTTTTCTTATGTACTAATTTAGCGGTTATGTTAATATTTAGTTTGATTCTTAGCTTAACAGGCATTCAATCAAATACTTTTTATGGTTTGTTAGTTATGTCATTTTTATTTGGTTTTAGTGGTTCTATCTTATCTTTAATTTTATCAAAATGGATAGCATTACGATCTGTTAATGGTAGAATTATCACCCATCCTAAAAACGAAATAGAAAGTTGGTTAATAGATACAATTCGCGAACAATCTATAAAAAAAGGTATAATTATGCCTCAAATAGCAGTATATGATGCTGCTGATATTAATGCATTTGCGACCGGCGCTCGTCGAAATTCCGCTCTAATTGCTATTTCTACAGGATTATTAGAAAATATGACTCGTAATGAAGCTGAAGCTGTCATTGCTCACGAAATCAGTCATATTTCTAATGGTGATATGATCACAATGACATTAGTACAAGGAGTTGTTAATACCTTTGTAATTTTTATATCTCGAATTCTTTCTCAAATAATAAGTAATATTTTGTCAAATAACAAAAATGAAAACGAAGAAAAAAATCCATTTGTGTATTTTTTAATTTCTACATTTCTAGAATTAATTTTTGGTGTTTTAGCCAGTGTTATTACAATGTGGTTTTCTAGACATCGTGAATTTTATGCAGACGCTAGTTCTGCAAAATTAGTAGGTCGTGAAAAAATGATTTCTGCATTAAATCGTTTAAAAACTAGTCATGAACCTCAAGAATCTGATAGTATGATTGCATTCTGTATTAATGGAAAAACTAATTCTTTTTTACAATTATTTGCATCTCATCCTTCTTTAGAAAAAAGAATAGAAGCACTATATAATAAAGAATATATGTAA
- a CDS encoding TerC family protein: protein MEFFLDPSTWAGLLTLVILEVVLGIDNLIFVAILSEKLPPNQRDKARLIGLGLALIMRLALLSLISWVVTLTSPIIQNNFFSLSIRDVILLFGGLFLLFKTTMELHERLENNHHENSENKNYAGFWAVVIQIVILDAVFSLDAIITAVGMVNQLLIMMIAVILATILMLLASKALTNFINLHQTVVVLCLSFLLMIGFSLVTEALRFYIPKGYLYAAIGFSILIEIFNQIARHNFMKNQSRRPMRQRAAEAILRLMVGENDKKKQAINTELDNKKTTSIPSSPETETFKEEERYMINGVLTLAGRSIRSIMTPRRNISWVNTEKNTDEIRMQLLDTPHSLFPVCKGELDEIIGIVRAKELLVAIEKRIDVSTFASKILPIVIPDTLDPINLLGVLRRAQGSFVIVSNEFGVVQGLITPLDVLEAIAGEFPDADETPDIIKENNSWLVKGETDLHSLQQLLNTEELIKENNYASLGGLLIAQKGQLPLPGEIIDIYPFHFHIVKATEYRIDLVRIIKNQDKNE from the coding sequence ATGGAGTTTTTTCTAGACCCGTCAACTTGGGCAGGATTATTAACACTAGTTATTCTAGAAGTAGTATTAGGAATTGATAATTTAATATTTGTAGCTATTTTATCAGAAAAACTACCTCCTAATCAAAGAGATAAAGCACGTTTAATTGGTTTAGGATTAGCTTTAATAATGCGATTAGCATTATTATCATTAATATCTTGGGTTGTAACACTTACTTCTCCTATTATTCAAAATAATTTTTTTTCTTTATCAATACGTGATGTAATTCTTTTATTTGGTGGTTTGTTCTTATTATTTAAAACCACCATGGAGTTACATGAAAGATTAGAAAATAATCATCATGAAAACTCAGAAAATAAAAATTATGCTGGGTTTTGGGCTGTAGTAATTCAAATAGTCATATTAGATGCAGTATTTTCTTTAGATGCTATTATCACAGCTGTTGGTATGGTGAATCAGTTATTAATTATGATGATTGCAGTTATATTGGCAACTATTTTAATGTTATTAGCATCGAAAGCGTTAACTAATTTTATTAATCTTCATCAAACAGTAGTAGTACTATGTCTTAGTTTTTTATTAATGATTGGTTTTAGTTTAGTTACAGAAGCATTAAGATTTTACATTCCTAAAGGATATTTATATGCTGCAATAGGATTTTCTATTTTAATAGAAATTTTTAATCAAATAGCACGTCATAATTTTATGAAAAATCAGTCTAGAAGACCTATGCGACAAAGAGCAGCTGAAGCTATTTTACGTTTAATGGTCGGAGAAAATGACAAAAAAAAACAAGCAATAAACACAGAATTAGATAATAAAAAAACAACATCTATTCCATCTTCACCAGAAACGGAAACATTTAAAGAAGAAGAGCGATATATGATTAATGGTGTTCTTACTTTAGCTGGACGTTCTATTAGAAGTATTATGACTCCTAGAAGAAATATTTCCTGGGTTAACACCGAGAAAAATACTGATGAAATTCGCATGCAATTATTGGATACACCGCATAGTTTATTTCCAGTATGTAAAGGAGAATTAGACGAAATAATAGGAATTGTACGTGCTAAAGAATTGTTAGTTGCTATCGAAAAAAGAATAGATGTATCCACGTTTGCAAGTAAAATATTACCTATTGTTATACCTGATACCTTAGATCCTATTAATCTTCTTGGTGTACTGCGTCGTGCACAAGGTAGTTTTGTAATTGTGAGTAATGAATTTGGAGTAGTTCAAGGGTTAATTACTCCCTTAGATGTTTTAGAAGCAATAGCAGGAGAATTTCCAGATGCTGATGAAACACCAGATATTATAAAAGAAAATAACAGTTGGCTAGTAAAAGGCGAAACAGATTTGCATTCATTACAACAATTATTAAATACCGAAGAACTGATTAAAGAAAATAATTATGCTTCTTTAGGAGGACTTTTAATTGCTCAAAAAGGTCAATTACCCCTTCCTGGAGAAATAATTGATATTTATCCTTTTCATTTTCATATTGTTAAAGCAACTGAATATCGTATTGATTTAGTAAGAATTATTAAAAATCAAGATAAAAATGAATAA
- the tsaB gene encoding tRNA (adenosine(37)-N6)-threonylcarbamoyltransferase complex dimerization subunit type 1 TsaB, which translates to MIQKLLLESQTTLKELNYIGFSKGPGNFTSIRIAESIAQSFFLSLKIPVIGISTLKIMAEQAWRKYKKKQVIVAIKAQSTHVYWAKYTRNEKSIWIGEHTESLVKKELIQKKINHLKKQWTLVGNGWKIIEYKKFSNINNVNVFFPNARDIIPFILLKIKTGMVLYSVEDGPNYLYNNF; encoded by the coding sequence ATGATTCAAAAATTATTGTTAGAGAGCCAGACAACATTAAAAGAATTAAATTACATTGGTTTTTCAAAAGGACCTGGCAATTTTACTAGTATACGAATTGCAGAAAGTATTGCACAAAGTTTTTTTTTAAGTTTAAAAATTCCTGTAATTGGTATTTCTACTTTAAAAATAATGGCTGAACAAGCGTGGCGAAAATATAAAAAAAAACAAGTAATAGTTGCAATAAAGGCACAATCAACACACGTATATTGGGCTAAATATACTAGAAATGAAAAATCTATTTGGATAGGAGAGCATACAGAATCTTTAGTAAAAAAAGAATTAATTCAAAAAAAAATTAATCATTTGAAAAAACAATGGACTCTTGTTGGTAATGGATGGAAAATAATTGAATATAAAAAATTTTCCAATATTAATAATGTTAATGTTTTTTTTCCTAATGCACGAGATATAATTCCATTTATTTTATTAAAAATTAAAACTGGGATGGTCTTGTATTCTGTTGAAGATGGTCCAAATTATTTATATAATAATTTTTAG
- the minE gene encoding cell division topological specificity factor MinE, with amino-acid sequence MALLDFFLSRNKNTANITNANIAKERLQIIIAEQRKYNNEPDYFPQLKREILSVICKYVNIDPNMISVQLEQKREDISILELNISLPD; translated from the coding sequence ATGGCTTTATTAGATTTTTTTTTATCCCGGAACAAAAATACTGCTAATATTACAAATGCCAATATTGCAAAAGAGAGATTGCAAATAATTATTGCAGAACAAAGAAAATATAATAATGAACCTGATTATTTTCCGCAATTAAAACGTGAAATACTCTCCGTAATTTGTAAATATGTAAATATAGATCCAAATATGATAAGTGTTCAATTAGAACAAAAAAGAGAAGATATTTCTATATTAGAACTAAATATTAGTTTGCCTGATTAA
- the minD gene encoding septum site-determining protein MinD yields MTRIIVVTSGKGGVGKTTSSAAIATGLAKKGKKTIVIDFDIGLRNLDLIMGCERRVVYDFINVIQGDATLNQALIKDKKINNLFILPASQTRDKDSLTRSGVEKVLSELINMAFDFIICDSPAGIETGAVLAIYFADEAIVTTNPEVSSVRDADRILGIISSKSKRAEQNRTPIKEYLLLTRYNPTRVKKGEMLSMTDVVDILQIPIIGIIPEDPSILRASNQGESIILDVNSNAGCAYFDTVNRLLGEKHRFRFVKEEKKSFLQRLFGR; encoded by the coding sequence ATGACACGGATTATTGTAGTAACTTCAGGGAAGGGAGGTGTAGGTAAAACTACTTCAAGTGCAGCTATTGCAACAGGTTTAGCAAAAAAAGGGAAAAAAACCATTGTTATAGACTTTGATATAGGATTAAGAAATTTAGATTTAATAATGGGATGCGAACGCAGAGTAGTATATGATTTTATTAATGTTATTCAAGGTGACGCAACACTAAATCAAGCTTTAATTAAAGATAAAAAAATAAATAACTTATTTATTCTTCCAGCATCACAAACTCGAGACAAAGATTCTTTAACACGTTCAGGAGTAGAAAAAGTTTTATCTGAACTTATAAATATGGCATTTGATTTTATTATTTGCGATTCACCAGCAGGAATTGAAACTGGTGCAGTTCTAGCAATTTATTTTGCAGATGAAGCTATTGTTACTACTAATCCAGAAGTCTCTTCAGTAAGAGACGCAGATCGAATATTAGGGATTATTTCATCAAAATCAAAAAGAGCTGAACAGAACAGAACTCCTATAAAGGAATATCTCTTATTAACACGTTATAACCCTACGCGTGTTAAAAAAGGTGAAATGTTAAGTATGACAGACGTTGTAGACATTCTTCAAATACCTATTATAGGTATAATACCAGAAGATCCATCTATTCTTCGTGCGTCCAATCAAGGAGAATCAATTATATTAGATGTTAATTCTAATGCAGGATGTGCTTATTTTGATACTGTTAATAGATTATTAGGTGAAAAACATCGTTTTCGTTTTGTTAAAGAAGAAAAAAAAAGTTTTTTACAACGTTTATTCGGGAGATAG
- the minC gene encoding septum site-determining protein MinC, which translates to MQKTPIEIKGSNFTLLVLYINNHDIDLINQSLHKKIQEYPYFFKNAPIIVNISALCNKANWKRIQEIIVSHGLSVVGVSGCKDNILKKNIIDSGLPILSESKNNNINVIYNPCIASLKKNQKSITQKIEKTHIVDIPVRSGQKIYAKDADLIIINNVSAGAELVADGNIHIYGIVRGRVLAGANGDITRKIFCTGLFAELVSISGEYWLSDQIPSEFIGKPVQIYLKNKFLTINSLS; encoded by the coding sequence ATGCAAAAAACACCTATTGAAATTAAAGGTAGTAATTTTACATTGTTAGTACTATATATAAATAATCATGATATAGATCTAATAAATCAATCATTACATAAAAAAATTCAAGAATATCCATATTTTTTTAAAAATGCACCTATTATTGTTAATATTTCAGCTTTGTGTAATAAAGCAAATTGGAAAAGAATACAAGAAATTATTGTTTCTCATGGTTTGTCTGTTGTGGGGGTTAGTGGTTGTAAAGACAATATATTAAAAAAAAATATCATTGATTCAGGATTACCGATTTTATCAGAAAGTAAAAATAATAACATCAATGTTATTTATAATCCTTGTATTGCTTCTTTAAAAAAAAACCAAAAAAGTATAACACAAAAAATAGAAAAAACTCATATTGTAGATATACCAGTACGATCCGGTCAAAAAATTTACGCGAAAGATGCCGATTTAATTATTATAAATAATGTTAGTGCTGGAGCAGAATTAGTAGCAGATGGAAATATTCATATTTATGGTATAGTTCGTGGAAGAGTTCTTGCAGGTGCTAATGGCGATATAACAAGAAAAATATTTTGTACAGGGTTATTTGCTGAACTAGTTTCTATATCTGGTGAATATTGGTTGTCAGATCAAATACCATCAGAATTTATTGGAAAACCAGTTCAAATTTACTTGAAAAATAAATTTTTAACTATAAATTCTCTTAGTTAA
- the rsmC gene encoding 16S rRNA (guanine(1207)-N(2))-methyltransferase RsmC: MLFSKSSQLMLRHSKKFKRKRVFFSGNIQDSFPIYLSTLKTKINFQKYSDYINFKKNNVKNINIYNNLLVSDDMVKNCDTIIYYWPKNKSEAQFQFINLISCLPINTQIFIVGDNSSGIKSAPLILKKWITLYKIDNAKHSILMTGLLERKKKFILEDFFKTHVWENFSIKSLPGVFGNKKIDEGSKLLVSTFSKNITGKILDVGCGTGFLSVSLLHRAPNVMITLIDNNIVALKCSEATLDINKLSGRVLCSDFYSNISEKFDLIISNPPFHDDLKVNFDIVKKIVCDSVKHLNFRGELRFVTNSCFNYHFLLKKMFKKYFIITRTNKYKIYQAFLN, from the coding sequence TTGTTATTTTCTAAAAGCAGTCAACTTATGTTGCGTCATAGTAAAAAATTTAAAAGAAAAAGAGTTTTTTTTTCAGGAAACATACAAGATAGTTTTCCTATCTATTTATCTACACTAAAAACAAAAATAAATTTTCAAAAATATAGTGATTACATTAATTTTAAAAAAAATAATGTAAAAAATATTAATATTTATAACAATTTATTAGTATCTGATGACATGGTGAAAAATTGCGATACTATAATTTATTATTGGCCTAAAAATAAATCTGAAGCACAATTTCAATTCATCAATTTAATATCTTGTTTACCAATCAACACTCAAATATTTATTGTAGGAGACAATTCCAGTGGAATAAAAAGTGCACCTTTAATACTAAAAAAATGGATTACTTTATATAAAATAGACAACGCTAAACATTCTATATTAATGACTGGTTTGCTTGAAAGAAAAAAAAAATTTATATTAGAAGATTTCTTTAAAACACATGTGTGGGAGAATTTTTCTATAAAATCTTTGCCTGGTGTTTTTGGTAATAAAAAAATAGATGAAGGTAGTAAATTACTTGTTTCTACTTTTTCGAAAAATATAACTGGAAAAATTTTAGATGTTGGTTGTGGAACAGGATTTTTATCAGTGTCTCTATTACATAGAGCACCAAATGTTATGATTACACTAATTGATAATAACATAGTTGCATTAAAATGCAGTGAAGCTACGCTAGATATTAATAAATTAAGCGGAAGAGTTTTATGTAGTGATTTTTATTCAAATATATCTGAAAAATTTGATTTAATTATTTCAAATCCACCTTTTCATGATGATTTAAAAGTTAATTTTGATATAGTAAAAAAAATAGTATGTGACTCAGTAAAACATTTAAATTTTAGAGGAGAATTAAGATTTGTTACTAATAGTTGCTTTAACTATCATTTTTTATTAAAAAAAATGTTTAAAAAATATTTTATAATAACTAGAACCAATAAATATAAAATATATCAAGCTTTTTTAAATTAA
- a CDS encoding OmpA family protein, translated as MKKRAFAIAFLLASLVTSVQAEEKNGWYLGTKIGWSHLHPLKYNIINDSKDPESDVDVLQENLSAPIIGIFLGYEFNPYFSFEIENDTNGFFPYKIFQKKQPKHVQINSVQLATKLSFPITDDFHLYTRLGGIVFWDNLTSKKDLKNMFNKESPLFPSLSLGAEYIFNEKFITRLDYTWKNSIKNITESSIKPSLGDAVLSFGWKFGESHINDVFSSEDDEFLNKPYTVFNENINFPFNSTELKPIAYDKLAQLDQNIKKKNLNNISIVLSGYSDRLGDDEYNQKLSEDRAYSVKNYLTSKGFSRNQITIQGMGKSYSLTNQVCNDIENKPLLISCLAPDRRVEIEILSTDTQ; from the coding sequence ATGAAAAAACGAGCTTTTGCTATCGCATTTTTATTAGCAAGCTTAGTGACGTCTGTTCAAGCCGAAGAAAAAAATGGATGGTATTTAGGTACAAAAATTGGATGGTCGCATTTGCATCCTTTAAAATATAATATTATTAATGATTCTAAAGATCCTGAAAGTGATGTTGATGTATTACAGGAAAATTTAAGTGCTCCAATTATTGGGATTTTTTTAGGTTATGAATTTAATCCATATTTTTCTTTTGAAATAGAAAATGATACTAATGGTTTTTTCCCTTATAAAATATTTCAAAAAAAACAACCAAAACATGTACAGATCAATAGTGTTCAACTTGCCACAAAATTGTCTTTTCCAATAACAGATGATTTTCATCTTTATACGCGATTAGGAGGAATAGTTTTTTGGGACAATCTTACTTCTAAAAAAGATTTAAAAAACATGTTTAATAAAGAAAGTCCGTTATTTCCTAGTCTTTCTTTAGGGGCAGAATATATTTTTAATGAAAAATTTATTACTAGATTAGATTATACCTGGAAAAATAGTATAAAAAATATAACAGAATCATCTATTAAACCTTCTTTAGGAGACGCAGTTTTATCTTTCGGATGGAAATTTGGAGAATCTCATATAAATGATGTGTTTTCATCTGAGGATGATGAATTTTTAAATAAACCTTATACCGTATTTAATGAAAATATTAATTTTCCTTTCAATAGTACAGAATTAAAACCTATTGCTTATGACAAACTTGCTCAATTAGATCAAAATATTAAAAAAAAGAATTTAAATAATATCTCAATTGTTCTTTCGGGATATTCTGATAGGCTAGGAGATGATGAATATAATCAAAAATTATCTGAAGATCGAGCCTACAGTGTTAAAAATTATTTAACATCTAAAGGGTTTTCTAGAAATCAAATAACTATTCAAGGAATGGGGAAGTCATATTCATTAACTAATCAGGTATGTAATGATATAGAAAACAAACCTTTATTAATTAGTTGTTTAGCTCCTGATCGTCGTGTAGAAATTGAAATTTTGTCTACTGATACTCAATAA
- the murJ gene encoding murein biosynthesis integral membrane protein MurJ, with the protein MNLLKSLISVSFMTLISRILGFIRDVLIASTFGASMFTDAFFISFKIPNLLCRIFSDNSFSQTFVPILMEYKSCKNEKYVQNFISSMFGFMIFFMFFLIILGMFYSRFLILINAPGFLELPEKLRLSEHLLTIMLPYILLISLSSFFSSILNSWNYFSVPALSPVFLNISIIVFSIFFSSFFNPSIISLAWAVIIGGFIQLFYQFPFLYKINMLVMPNISWNNIGLLRFLKKIGPAILGTSANQISLIINTIFTSLLCSGSISWIYYADRLIEFPVGILGVSLSTVLFTSLTKRYKNNIKSEYKKLLDWGLRIGLIVSLPSAIILFFLAKPIIVVLFQYGKFTNFDVLMTEKVLELYSFGLVSFILVKILASAFYACEEINIPMQISFLTLFLTQLMNPILIFYFKHAGLALSVSISGWINFLLLYWKLYQKKMIFLKYNDFVFIFRLILSILVMLVILFFILHFMPLWNVGSFFNKIIRLIFVCFISGVGYLVMLHFLGIRLLSFSCNFSQLE; encoded by the coding sequence ATGAATCTTTTAAAATCTTTAATATCAGTCAGTTTTATGACTCTAATATCTCGTATATTAGGTTTTATTCGAGATGTTTTAATTGCTAGTACATTTGGCGCTTCTATGTTTACTGATGCTTTTTTTATATCTTTTAAAATTCCTAATTTATTATGTCGTATTTTTTCTGATAATTCATTTTCTCAAACGTTTGTACCTATATTAATGGAATATAAAAGTTGTAAAAATGAAAAATATGTTCAAAATTTTATTTCTTCTATGTTTGGTTTTATGATTTTTTTTATGTTTTTTTTAATCATATTAGGAATGTTTTATTCTAGATTTTTAATTTTAATTAATGCTCCAGGTTTTTTAGAATTACCTGAAAAATTGAGATTATCTGAACATTTGTTAACAATTATGCTTCCTTATATTTTATTAATTTCCTTATCTTCGTTTTTTTCATCTATTTTAAATAGTTGGAATTATTTTTCTGTTCCTGCTTTATCTCCAGTATTTTTAAATATAAGTATTATTGTTTTTTCTATTTTTTTTAGTTCTTTTTTTAATCCTTCTATTATTTCTTTAGCATGGGCTGTTATTATCGGTGGTTTTATTCAATTATTTTATCAATTTCCATTTTTATATAAAATAAATATGTTAGTTATGCCTAATATCAGTTGGAATAACATTGGTCTTTTGAGATTTTTAAAAAAAATAGGTCCTGCTATTTTAGGTACTTCTGCTAATCAAATTTCTTTAATCATTAATACTATTTTTACTTCATTATTATGTTCAGGATCAATATCTTGGATATATTATGCTGATCGATTAATAGAGTTTCCAGTAGGTATATTAGGTGTATCATTAAGTACTGTTTTATTTACATCTCTTACTAAAAGATATAAAAATAATATAAAATCAGAATATAAAAAATTACTTGATTGGGGACTGCGTATTGGTCTAATAGTATCGTTACCAAGTGCTATCATACTTTTTTTTCTTGCAAAACCTATAATTGTTGTTCTTTTTCAATACGGAAAATTTACAAATTTTGATGTTTTAATGACTGAAAAAGTACTAGAATTATATTCTTTTGGTCTAGTTTCTTTTATCTTAGTAAAAATATTAGCTTCTGCTTTTTATGCTTGTGAAGAAATAAATATTCCTATGCAGATTTCATTTTTAACGCTATTTTTAACACAGTTAATGAATCCGATTTTGATTTTTTATTTTAAACATGCAGGTCTTGCTTTATCTGTTAGTATATCTGGATGGATAAATTTTTTATTACTTTATTGGAAATTATATCAAAAAAAAATGATTTTTTTAAAATATAATGATTTTGTTTTTATTTTTCGTTTAATATTATCCATATTAGTCATGCTTGTAATTTTATTTTTTATATTGCACTTTATGCCTCTTTGGAATGTAGGTTCTTTTTTCAATAAAATAATTCGTTTAATTTTTGTATGTTTTATTTCTGGAGTCGGATACTTAGTTATGTTACATTTTTTAGGAATACGTTTGTTAAGTTTTTCCTGTAATTTTTCTCAATTAGAGTAA